From one Pristis pectinata isolate sPriPec2 chromosome 12, sPriPec2.1.pri, whole genome shotgun sequence genomic stretch:
- the prdx3 gene encoding thioredoxin-dependent peroxide reductase, mitochondrial, translating to MAATLTARLYRACVNMRGVSAALRTHCIQKNLINRQISTPLANYKSSFSTTYSNFAPAVTQPAPFFKGTAVVNGEFKEISLDDYKGKYLVIFFYPLDFTFVCPTEIVAFSNKANEFHDVNCEVIGVSVDSHFSHLAWINTPKKSGGLGHMNIPLLSDLTKQISRDYGVLLENAGIALRGLFIIDINGIIKHIGINDLPVGRSVEETLRLVKAFQFVETHGEVCPAEWTPNSPTIKPSPEASKEYFSKVNE from the exons ATGGCGGCGACGCTGACGGCCCGG CTTTATCGGGCATGTGTAAATATGAGGGGAGTTTCTGCAGCTCTGCGAACACACTGCATTCAAAAAAATTTGATAAACCGTCAGATTTCAACTCCTCTTGCAAACTATAAAAGCAGCTTTAGTACAA CTTATTCAAACTTTGCTCCTGCTGTTACCCAACCTGCACCCTTTTTTAAGGGCACTGCTGTGGTCAATGGTGAGTTCAAGGAAATCAGCCTGGATGACTACAAAGGGAAATATCTGGTCATTTTCTTCTACCCTCTGGATTT TACTTTTGTTTGTCCAACCGAGATCGTTGCATTCAGTAACAAAGCAAATGAGTTCCATGATGTAAACTGTGAAGTAATTGGTGTTTCTGTGGACTCTCATTTCTCCCACCTTGCCTGGATCAACACTCCAAAAAAG AGTGGGGGGCTAGGGCACATGAATATACCACTGCTGTCTGATTTAACAAAGCAGATCTCACGGGATTATGGAGTGCTTCTGGAAAATGCTGGTATTGCTCTAAG AGGTCTCTTCATCATTGACATAAATGGAATTATCAAGCACATAGGCATCAATGATCTGCCTGTAGGTCGCAGTGTTGAAGAAACTCTACGCTTAGTTAAGGCATTTCAGTTTGTGGAAACCCATGGAGAGGTTTGCCCAGCTGAGTGGACCCCTAACTCTCCAACG atcAAGCCTTCCCCAGAAGCTTCCAAAGAATATTTTTCAAAGGTCAATGAATAG
- the LOC127576647 gene encoding U6 snRNA-associated Sm-like protein LSm1, with amino-acid sequence MNYTPGTASLIEDIDKKHLVVLRDGRTLIGYLRSVDQFANLVLHRTVERIHVGRKYGDIPRGIFVVRGENVVLLGEIDLERETDTPLQRVSIEEILEAQRVQQHEKQEAEKAKSEALKERGLSIPRTDALDEY; translated from the exons ATGAACTATACGCCCGGCACAGCCAGCCTGATAGAAGACATTGACA AAAAGCATTTAGTTGTACTTCGAGATGGAAGAACATTAATAGGATACTTGAGGAGTGTAGATCAATTTG CTAATTTGGTTCTTCATCGGACAGTGGAACGAATCCACGTAGGAAGGAAATACGGTGATATTCCAAGAGGGATTTTCGTTGTCCGAGGAGAAAATGTGGTGCTTCTGGGGGAAATA GATCTAGAGAGGGAGACCGATACCCCTTTGCAGCGAGTGTCAATTGAGGAGATTCTGGAAGCTCAAAGAGTTCAGCAGCATGAAAAGCAAGAGGCAGAAAAGGCAAAAAGTGAAGCGTTAAAAGAGCGAGGATTGTCCATCCCTCGTACTGATGCTCTTGATGAATACTAA